The Flavobacterium sp. 102 genomic interval TATGGTAAATAAACCAATGACGAGCTTATTCCTCACGGAAAAAGCAATGATTTTATTTAACATGATTTTTAAATAACTTAATTAATATTTATACAATACTTTGTAATCCTCGAAAGGAGTATAAAAAATATTAAGCTATTTTGGGTGGTTGCCATATGGAACCGTAATTAGAAGAATAAAAGCGACTCAAATAAAAATTATTATCGGCTTTATTTTTTCTTGGAGATTTGATTCTGTTAAATTCGTAGTTGTTGTCCGGTATAATAATTACAAATGCCAAACCATTATTACAATCAGCACTTTTATAAGGTAACTTCATATCTTGATCTCGATCGGTATCATTAACATCGCCATGCGCATAATGCATGCATAGGAACGACCATAGTGTGATAGATTTATTTTCCTCTTGATGTTGGTAAAAGTGCCCAACCAAAGCCGGTAGTTTCAACAACTCAAAACATTCAGTCGAAGAAAACATATAAAGAGATAAGAAAGCAATAGCAAATAACTTACGCATCCGGAGAACTACTTTTTTTTGCAGTTATGAAACAAATGTACTAAAGTTTTAATAATACAGGAAAGTTTAAATGTTGCTAATCTGTATTTTATATTTATTCTTAATTAAGGTTTAAAAAAATAAAGCACTTCGATTGAAGTGCTTTATAACTTATGTGACTATTGTTGTTATTTTTCGGCTTCTTCATTTTTATTTTTATCAGAAGCAGACATGTCTCGGATACAAACATATTTACCATCTCTTTTCTCAAAAACAGCTAAATAATTTCCGGTGTAAAGCGCTGTGCTTGTTGAATCAGAGACTCTATAATGGCCTACTTCTACCACTTGAATTCCGTCAGAAGAAGGGAAAATTTCATTTACTACAAAGGCAATTTGATATCCTTTTGGGAAATTCTCAAGGTCATCTTTAATTGATTTTTCAATAGCATTTTTACCAACTAAAGGTGGTTTGTTTTGAGAAAAACTAGTAGCGTCTTCTGCATAATATTCTTCGGCTTTGACTGTTCTATCGTTGAACATTTCTGCCATTTTGTTTTCAATGGCCTGAATCTCATTTTTAATTTGTTCTTTATCTAGAGCTACGGCTTCTTCTTTTTTGGGTTGACAGGCAAAAAAAAGGATAGATACCATACTGAGAAAGATACCTTTTAACATCTTGTTTTTCATAAATGGGTGGTTTTGGTTATTAATTTAAATTAAAGAACAAGGTTGGGGAATTATAAAAGTAATGAATAATTTGTTGAAAATCAGAAGCGATTGGTTTTTTTTGTGAAAATATCAATTTTATACCTGAAAAAATAATGAATAGCTATTCCAACCTTTTTACAACAATCAGACTCTTTATCATTATAAACCTTTCTGCAAGGAAACTAAATTGAAATCTTATGAAAAACCTAATCCTAATCCTGTTGGTTTGTATTACCTCTTTAATGCAAGCTCAAAATCCGCAGTTAACTGTAAAAGGCAAAGACTCTTCTTTAGTAAGAATGAGTCAGATGAAAGTCTCCGTAAAAGTGGTGGGTAATATTGCCTATACTACTTCTGAAATGCATTTTTTCAACGGAACCAATCGTCAGATGGAAGCCGAGTTACTATTTCCGTTGCCGGAAGGCGTTTCGGTTTCTCGCTATGCTATTGACATCAACGGAAGAATGCGTGAGGCAGTTCCGATAAATAAAAACAAAGGCAAACAGGTTTTTGAAGCCATTGAGCATAGAAGAGTCGATCCCGGATTGTTGGAAAAAGTGGAAGGCAATAACTTCAGAACACGGATTTATCCTTTAATGCCCGGAAAATCGAGGATTGTAATTATTGGTTACGAACAAGAATTAAGTAGTTTGGATGCTACACATTTGGGTTACCAGATGGTCAGCAGTTATCCTCGTGCATTGGATACTTTTGAACTCAATATTACTATTCTTGGCGCTACTGCTGCACCTGAGGTTTCCATTCAGGAAGGTGTAATAGCTTTGGAACAGCTGAATCAGAACTATCAAGCATCGATTAAAAGAAACCAATACATACCCAAAGACAAACTTTTAATCTCTATTCCGGTTCGTTCCGACATTCCGGGCGTGGTAGTGCAATCGGACAATAATCAGCATTATTTCTTCGCCAATACTATTATTGATGGGGCTAAAAGACATAAGAAGAATCCAAGCAATATCGGTCTGGTTTGGGACAATTCGTTAAGTTGCCGCAAACGAGATTTAAACAAAGAATTAGACTTGTTAGATGCCTACATCAGAGGATTGAATAATGTCGAAATTACCCTTTATTTTTCGGGTTATAATTTTGAAAAGAAAGCAGTTTTTGATATAAAAAACGGAGAATGGGAAACCTTGAAAACCGTTTTAAAAGCCACCAAATACGATGGCGGTACCCGTTATTCTAAGATCAAACTACCTACACATGATGAGTATTTGTTTTTCACAGATGGCCTGTCTTCTTTGAGTGCCAATACTTTGGCGGTGACTTCAAAACCAATCTACACCATAACCTCTTTGGCTTCTTCAGATTATGCTTTTTTAAATTATAATGCTGTAAAAACCGGTGGTGCTTTTGTCAATTTAAACGAATTGAAAATAGAAGAGGCATTGAATAAATTGGTTTTTCAAAACATGAAATTCTTGGGGGTAAAAGACAATTATATGGTGATTGAAATGTATCCGATGATAGGAACTCCGGTTTCGGGAAGTTTTAGTGTGGCCGGAATATCTTTAAAAGACAAGCAGGAAGTGACCTTACTTTTTGGCTATGGTGATACACCGACTTTAGAAAAAGCAATATTAATTGATTCCGAAAAGCAAGCTCCAAATGAGGTAAGTATTGAAAAGCTTTGGGCACAAAAAAAGATAGCCAATTTGGGTTTGCAATACAAGCAAAATGCAGAAGAGATAGAAATTTTAGGTAAAAAATACGGCATTATAACCGAGAACACTTCACTGATAGTTTTGGAAAATTTACACGATTATATTCAGTATGATATCGTGCCACCGGCAGAGTTGCGTCCCGAGTTTGACCGACTGTTAAAACAACAAATTGCCAATGCTCAGGCCAAAAAATACAGCAATTGGGAAAATGTGGCTAACTATTACGAAATGCTTTTAGCTTGGTGGAATAAGGATATAAAATTCAGTCCGCCAAAGCCCATTTCAACAACCAAAAACACGGTGTCCCAAAACGGAAATGTCAGCGGTGTCATATCAGATTCGAGTGGTCCATTGCCGGGTGCGACTATTATCGTAAAAGGTACCAATAGAAATGCCCAAACCGATTTTGACGGAAAGTTCAGTATCAATGCCAATCGAGGTGAAACTCTGGTGGTTTCGTTTGTTGGCTATGAAAATTCAGAAGTTAGAATTGGTAATAGTGCAACTTATAATGTAAGGATGAGAGATAATGTAAGATTAGAAGAAGTAGTTGTGGAAGGTTATCGCAATTCAGAGAGTAGAGCAGATAAAGACGAAGAAGCAGAAGACATGGTTAAGGAAAAACGAAGTGTTGTAACTTCTTCGACTACAGTTGTTACCTCTAAATCTATTGAGAACAGGCCTAATGCAAATGTTATTCAATCTTTACAAGGGCAAGTTCCTGGTTTGAATATTACCACCGGCAACCATTCTCCTGATACTAATAACCAAGGTTTTTTAAATGATAAAAAGATCAAAGTGACACAATGGAGTCCGGACAGAATCTATTTGAAAGCTTTAGCAGTCGCACCAGCTGACAAGAAGTATGGTTTGTATCTGGATTTACGCGAAGGTCAGGAAACCAATCCGAGTTTTTATTTTGATGTGGCCAATTATTTTTATGACAACGGAAACAAACCGATGGCCTTATTAGTATTGAGTAATATTGCTGATTTGGGTTTGGAAAACCACCAGTTGTATAAATCGTTAACCTATATTTTACGCCAATGGGAAGCTTATGAAGATGCCTTATATACGGCCAATCAAGTAGCCAAATGGAGAATACATGAACCACAAGCCCATCGTGATTTGGCGTTGACTTTAGAAGATAACAAACAGTATCAAGCCGCTTTTGATGAATTAATCAAAGGGTTGGAAGTGAGCTATTACGGAGAAATGCGTGGCCAATATGAAGGAGTTGAAGATATAATTCTAATGGATATCAACCGAATGGTTTCGGAGCACAAAGGAATTGATATTGGTAAATTGGATAAAAAATATGTGACCAAAATGCCGGTAGGCATCAGAATCATTTTGAATTGGAACCAAATGGACACTGACATCGATTTGCATGTAATTGAACCAACCGGTGAGGAATGTTTTTACGGTCATCGCGATACACAAGCCGGAGCAAGATTTTCTAAAGATTTTACACAAGGTTATGGTCCGGAACAATATTTATTGAGAAATACCGTTAAAGGTAAATACACTATTAAGACCAATTATTTTGGTGAAACCGCTTTAACCGAAAACGGTCCGGCAACAGTAATGGTGGAAATATATGTAACTAAGAATGGTACTACCGAAAGAACGTTACAAACCATTCAGCTTGGTAAAGTAAAGCAAAATGAAAATTTAGCAGAGCTGAATATACAATAATAGTTAAGTAATTGTGGTTAATTGATGGAAGCAGTCTCGAGGTTTTTCGGGGCTGTTTTTGTTTTTTAAACAATTGATGTTTTTAATTTTATTGAAGATAGTCAAAGTGCTTTAAATTATTTTATCGTTGCAGTGTAAAATGTCCTTTCAATACTCGTCCATCTTCCCGATGCACCACAAACCAATAGTCGTCTGAAAATAATTGTTTCCCATTGAGGGTTCCGTCCCAACCGACACTTCCCGATGGAAATCCGGTGATAAGTTTTCCGTAGCGGTCATAAATATAGACCTGAAAATGGGGTTCATTTTCCGAATGTTTAATATACCATGTTTCGTGAATCCCATCGCCATTGGGCGTGAAATAATGAGGATAATTAAGCAACCAGACTTCCTGAGTTACCACTCTACAACCATTGGTGTCACGCACATATACGGTATAAAGTCCGGGAATCAATTGCGTAAAACTATTATCAATTTGGTAATTAATACCATCTATAGAATATTCAAAGTCACCCGATAGGGTTGTAATCACAGTAATAGTATTTTCATTAGCGGTCCAGTCATGCAACTCAATGCGGTCAATCTCAGGAACGTTCACTATCGTTACCGTAATGTCCTTTGAAATAACACAGTTTTGCGGCACATTGTTACAGGAACCATAAGTGTTCGTTGCTGTAACAGTGACATTGGTAGTGCCCAACTGATTGATGGTAATAGAATCAGTGTTAAACCCGTTAGACCAAGAATAAGTGGTGGTGGGAAGATTACCCACACCGGCATTCAGAACTACAGGTTGACCGTCACAGAGAGAATATGCTGAGCTTAAAGGAATAGCAGGGTTTTGACCACTAATTAGGTCAAAAGAGCCTGTTTGATAACAATTGGGAAACTGATTAAAAATCAATCTCACATAAATGGTTTGAGGATTGGTCGTAGGGTTGAAAGCCGTGATATTGGTAATAGGGCTGGTATTGTTATTGGCATTGGTTTGGCTTGTAAAATACGTAATTGTATAATTGGCTGGAGATTGGATGCCCAAAATTGTAGCGGCTTGCGATGACAAATTAAAAGTTTCATTGCCTGTGATTACAGTAGAACAGCCAACCAAATTACAAGTAGGATACACAACAACGAGGGATTCCAAATCTGAAACATCAAAGGTTCGTATAATGGTGTTACCACAATTGTCTTCGATTTGAAATTTATAAATGGCAGGGTCTAAATTTAAAAAAACGTTTGACGATCCATTATCAAGAAAAAATGGAAAACCATCTTTTTCTACAATAGTGAAATGCAATGGAGGTTCGCCGCTTGTAAAAAGAATTACATCAAGGTTTCCATTGGTAGAGCAGGGTACCCGATACACATCATTAATAGCCAGAACCCTATCAAAAGTCAATTCAGGAGATAAGATTTCTACGCAATCTTTGATTGAATTAGGGACCAAATTGTTATTTATGTCGCTACCATTATTAAAGGAAGTAAAATGGTGAACTATTCTGAACCTACCATTAAAAACCAAGTTTAGATTGGTAGAATTGTTTTCCAACTCAATTCCTGTAGTGGAATCAGGGATAGCGCCAGGGCTATAGGGCACTTCGGTTTCGGGATGTCCCCAGGTTCCGGTTACGGGGTCAAGTAATTTTTGCAGCCAAAAGGTTTCATCAACAGTTAAATTGCTCATAAAGTCAAGAGGAACGTCAAAAGCTCCACAACCTACAATTATCGAAAAGTTGCTAACGGTTACCGTATAACCATCAATGGATATAGGAGTGTTGTTGGTAAAACCGCAATCGTCTAATGTTCTGAAGGTATAATTTCCGGCAGGCAGATTGTTTAAATAAAGTTTCCCTGAAGCTACTATATTATTGGTCACATCATAAGGCAAAGGAAACGGAAAGTTAATAGGCGCATTGGTAATTATTGCTGAAGTCAAATTGCCGTTTCCACTACTAAGTTCAATAGAACTACTGCCACGGCCACAACCATGTAATATATTAGTCGATATTCCCCGATTAATATAGACCGGAACCGTGACTAAAAGCGGATCATGAACATAGCCGCATTCGTCTGTGACTACTACAGTATAATCTCCAACCGGCACCGGACTAACCACTAAAACACCTCCGGCATTTATAAAAGCACTTACATTATGCGGTAGCGGAGAAGAATAAGTTGTTGGCGCAACCGTAATGACAGCGTCGACAATTTTCCGACCCGTAACAAATGCTATGATTTGTCCATTGGTCGATTGACAACCATTGTTGTTCCCAACTATATTAGCCAATGGAGGGTCGTTGGTAACTTCAAATTCTATGGTTTCAGTTTTGCCGCAAGCATCGGTAACGGTGACAGTATAATTGCCAAACGGCACCGATTGAGTGTCGCTCCCAAAGGTGACGCTCGGCAGGTTATAGGGTCCGGGATAGGCACTGTTGAAATCAGTAGGAATAAACCCCGGAGGGAAAGCATCAAAATTAAGCGTATAGGAACCACTAAAATTGGCAACATTCAATACAAAGAAATACTTGCATTCCAAATCCTCGACGGTCGCATCCATCGTAATGATATTACTTATCTCAAAATTGTTACTGTAGGTTATGCCGCAGGCATCGGTAATAATCATTTCATACGTATAGTCATCATTGATGAAGGTGGGAAAGGTATGCGAAAGCACCGCGGATGTTGGGTTGCCGGAGTTTAGCACCTCTGTATGGGTTGTAGTGCCTCCCGGTAGGTAGATTATATACGTTATATTAAGTGGGTAAGCAATAACATTACCTCCGGCGGGCGTTAAGGTATTGGAAACAATGACTGAAGTACAGGAAGGAGGTACAGTATCTGAATAAACCGGACCACCAACGCTGAGATTATTGGGGCTGACCGTAACAATAAAGGTTTGAACCAAGGCATTCCCACAATTGTCAATTACTCTTATTCTGTAAGTGCCGGGCGGAACTCCCGAAAATGTATTGGATGTTTGAACCGGAAAAGTAACCGGACCAAAAAAGATTTCATAGGTGGCGGCTGTACCGGAGCTGACAGTAACCGTAACATTACTATTGTTAGAACACGCCTGATTGAGTACCTGAACCGAATAGTTCAAAGGCGTAACCGTACTGTTGATGGTTACATCGATTTCCTGAGTGGTGGTCGTGCCGCCTACAGTTTCTCTTGCAATGATGCGGTAAGTACCGGCGGTGAGACCACTAACGACATTAGTGGTTACCGAGGCATAAGGTGTCGTAAGATTGGGTAATTTATAAACGACATATACGATGGAGCCGGTTGGGTCAGGATTGGAAACAGTAAAGGTTAGGGTTCCGTTTCCGGCACAAGTTTCATTGGTGGAGGCCACAGAAAAGGTAAAGCTAAAGCCGGTTATGGGGCAAAGCAAAAGCAGTACAAGGGTTAGTCTGTAAAACCATTTTTTCATAGCATCGTTAGCGTAATTAATCTAGGATAATATTTATTTCCTGACAAATTAAGATTTAAAAGTATGAAATTTAGATGAATATGAGAAAGTTAAATCGTATTTTAACCTCTTAGTTGACATGGGTTTTGGTTTTTAAGAACAAAATTCCATGCTTTTTTTGTAATTGAAAGGTTTTCTAAGTTGTATGTTATTTAGTTTAAATTACATTGTTGCTTTATAATCACAACATTCCACTCGCCATTTTCCTCTTTGATCAGCATTTCTACCTGAATCTCTTTTTCATAAATAGAAAAAATCAATTTCTGAATGTTCGCTACTTTGTAATTTGACAATGTTCTTTGGTTCTGATTGAGGAATGGATGCTTGTTGAGCTCTATTTCCTGTAACGCTTTGAACGCATTGGGATTGTTATTTTTGGCCAAAGTAAGGGTAAACTCCACGCATTTTTTACGGATAGTATTGATGGTTTTCATCTCTATCCGAATAGGATTTACTTCAATGAGGCTATCGGTTCGTGTCATGGCTTTGGTTTTTTCATCAACATTG includes:
- a CDS encoding T9SS type B sorting domain-containing protein, giving the protein MKKWFYRLTLVLLLLCPITGFSFTFSVASTNETCAGNGTLTFTVSNPDPTGSIVYVVYKLPNLTTPYASVTTNVVSGLTAGTYRIIARETVGGTTTTQEIDVTINSTVTPLNYSVQVLNQACSNNSNVTVTVSSGTAATYEIFFGPVTFPVQTSNTFSGVPPGTYRIRVIDNCGNALVQTFIVTVSPNNLSVGGPVYSDTVPPSCTSVIVSNTLTPAGGNVIAYPLNITYIIYLPGGTTTHTEVLNSGNPTSAVLSHTFPTFINDDYTYEMIITDACGITYSNNFEISNIITMDATVEDLECKYFFVLNVANFSGSYTLNFDAFPPGFIPTDFNSAYPGPYNLPSVTFGSDTQSVPFGNYTVTVTDACGKTETIEFEVTNDPPLANIVGNNNGCQSTNGQIIAFVTGRKIVDAVITVAPTTYSSPLPHNVSAFINAGGVLVVSPVPVGDYTVVVTDECGYVHDPLLVTVPVYINRGISTNILHGCGRGSSSIELSSGNGNLTSAIITNAPINFPFPLPYDVTNNIVASGKLYLNNLPAGNYTFRTLDDCGFTNNTPISIDGYTVTVSNFSIIVGCGAFDVPLDFMSNLTVDETFWLQKLLDPVTGTWGHPETEVPYSPGAIPDSTTGIELENNSTNLNLVFNGRFRIVHHFTSFNNGSDINNNLVPNSIKDCVEILSPELTFDRVLAINDVYRVPCSTNGNLDVILFTSGEPPLHFTIVEKDGFPFFLDNGSSNVFLNLDPAIYKFQIEDNCGNTIIRTFDVSDLESLVVVYPTCNLVGCSTVITGNETFNLSSQAATILGIQSPANYTITYFTSQTNANNNTSPITNITAFNPTTNPQTIYVRLIFNQFPNCYQTGSFDLISGQNPAIPLSSAYSLCDGQPVVLNAGVGNLPTTTYSWSNGFNTDSITINQLGTTNVTVTATNTYGSCNNVPQNCVISKDITVTIVNVPEIDRIELHDWTANENTITVITTLSGDFEYSIDGINYQIDNSFTQLIPGLYTVYVRDTNGCRVVTQEVWLLNYPHYFTPNGDGIHETWYIKHSENEPHFQVYIYDRYGKLITGFPSGSVGWDGTLNGKQLFSDDYWFVVHREDGRVLKGHFTLQR
- a CDS encoding DUF4440 domain-containing protein, giving the protein MKNKMLKGIFLSMVSILFFACQPKKEEAVALDKEQIKNEIQAIENKMAEMFNDRTVKAEEYYAEDATSFSQNKPPLVGKNAIEKSIKDDLENFPKGYQIAFVVNEIFPSSDGIQVVEVGHYRVSDSTSTALYTGNYLAVFEKRDGKYVCIRDMSASDKNKNEEAEK
- a CDS encoding VIT domain-containing protein: MKNLILILLVCITSLMQAQNPQLTVKGKDSSLVRMSQMKVSVKVVGNIAYTTSEMHFFNGTNRQMEAELLFPLPEGVSVSRYAIDINGRMREAVPINKNKGKQVFEAIEHRRVDPGLLEKVEGNNFRTRIYPLMPGKSRIVIIGYEQELSSLDATHLGYQMVSSYPRALDTFELNITILGATAAPEVSIQEGVIALEQLNQNYQASIKRNQYIPKDKLLISIPVRSDIPGVVVQSDNNQHYFFANTIIDGAKRHKKNPSNIGLVWDNSLSCRKRDLNKELDLLDAYIRGLNNVEITLYFSGYNFEKKAVFDIKNGEWETLKTVLKATKYDGGTRYSKIKLPTHDEYLFFTDGLSSLSANTLAVTSKPIYTITSLASSDYAFLNYNAVKTGGAFVNLNELKIEEALNKLVFQNMKFLGVKDNYMVIEMYPMIGTPVSGSFSVAGISLKDKQEVTLLFGYGDTPTLEKAILIDSEKQAPNEVSIEKLWAQKKIANLGLQYKQNAEEIEILGKKYGIITENTSLIVLENLHDYIQYDIVPPAELRPEFDRLLKQQIANAQAKKYSNWENVANYYEMLLAWWNKDIKFSPPKPISTTKNTVSQNGNVSGVISDSSGPLPGATIIVKGTNRNAQTDFDGKFSINANRGETLVVSFVGYENSEVRIGNSATYNVRMRDNVRLEEVVVEGYRNSESRADKDEEAEDMVKEKRSVVTSSTTVVTSKSIENRPNANVIQSLQGQVPGLNITTGNHSPDTNNQGFLNDKKIKVTQWSPDRIYLKALAVAPADKKYGLYLDLREGQETNPSFYFDVANYFYDNGNKPMALLVLSNIADLGLENHQLYKSLTYILRQWEAYEDALYTANQVAKWRIHEPQAHRDLALTLEDNKQYQAAFDELIKGLEVSYYGEMRGQYEGVEDIILMDINRMVSEHKGIDIGKLDKKYVTKMPVGIRIILNWNQMDTDIDLHVIEPTGEECFYGHRDTQAGARFSKDFTQGYGPEQYLLRNTVKGKYTIKTNYFGETALTENGPATVMVEIYVTKNGTTERTLQTIQLGKVKQNENLAELNIQ